A region of uncultured Desulfobacter sp. DNA encodes the following proteins:
- a CDS encoding pyrimidine/purine nucleoside phosphorylase, giving the protein MPQFSNVAIVKAANIYFDGKVTSRTVLFSDGSKKTLGIMLPGDYEFNTDAKELMEILSGDLEIQLPGENWKKISGGQSFEVPAKSSFKLKIGKVTDYCCSYL; this is encoded by the coding sequence TGCCACAATTCAGCAATGTTGCAATCGTCAAAGCGGCAAATATTTATTTTGATGGTAAAGTTACAAGCAGAACAGTGCTTTTTTCTGATGGTTCTAAAAAGACACTTGGCATCATGCTTCCCGGCGACTATGAATTTAATACTGACGCCAAAGAGCTGATGGAAATCCTTTCGGGCGACTTGGAAATACAACTGCCCGGGGAGAACTGGAAGAAGATATCCGGTGGACAATCTTTTGAGGTGCCGGCAAAATCAAGTTTCAAGCTGAAAATTGGCAAAGTCACCGATTACTGCTGCAGCTACCTGTAA